TGAAGCCTGAGCCTCAGAAAACGAAGTTCTGGGGCACTTCAAACCAGCAACAGTCTGGTTCTCGCTGGTTGCTTGCAAATGGAATGGGgaagaacaataataacaaacttcCATTGATGAAGCCAAAGGGTTCATCTAAATCTAATGCTCCAGTTATCTCAAAGGTGCAACCTGGTGACTCCTTGTGGAGCATATCATCTCGTCTTTTTGGCAATCGAGGGAAATCACATGTAAGAAACCCCGATGTCGTTATGCCAAATGACACTATAAGGCTCAGCTGAAGTCCACAACTTAGATTCTTGTTGTCTTTCGGAGTTGTTAATGTCATATCAAGGCATCTGTTTCTGAATGCCTTGTCACTCAAGAACCTGTGCTAAGGGCattgtttggttttgttatAGCAGCATCAACGAAATTGGGCTCATCCTTTAATAATGCAAAGTACTACGAGATACATAGAAAATATGAGGGATTTTGTGTATTTTGCTGTAGGCACAGTTTCCTATTGTAAAGTCAATTGTAACTTGTGCATGCATATGCTGTATTTATGTCCTCAGGAAGCAGTGTTTGTATGTCACATGGGGTAAATTATATTGCAGTCCACAATTAGAGTATTCTTGAAGATAAATGttgattttatttcaattgcAAATTTAAGATGCACACTTGTGGTATTGTCCatttgagaaaattgaaaattaaaagagaTGTTTGGGACAATCCTTTAGtcttatgttttttctttttcaatataatttatggttttaaaataatgattttattttagatttccaataaaacagaaataaatttttatattaattatataattcatgTTAATTACAAACTTAGAAGAACGAAAGAATGTTAcaaattttaagattatttactcctgtaataaattaaaaacacgCAGGTGAAAatcaaaaccacaaaaacaagaGAGTGAgctaataaaacaaacaaaatctaAATTCTAAAATTAGCTCATATCAATCATCCTCTGAACTAACCACTCTAGAGCCTAAACCTCCGCATCTCCACCAATTCAAAAAGAGTTACTTGTCTAGTGGGCTTCAATCGTCTTCTGAATTAACCATTCTAAGAACCTAACATCCACATTCAAGCACACCCAAATATAGTTCAAAAAGTTATCTTCCCAAAGGGATTCAGTCATCCTCTAACTTTGACACACTCTAAGAACATTTAGTTGAGCTACGTGCCAACAGATCTACTTAAAGCTAACCACTTAAAGCTAACCACTTACAGAGTCTGCTCTAAATAGACACCAAAGATCACTCTTAAAAAGTCAACGAGTATCATATTCACGACTTTTCACTAGAGTCTATACACATTAACAACCATGACCATAATAACACATAACAACCAAAAGCATGACATCATCATATTCACATGTATACAAACAAGAAGGCAAGAACCAAAGTCAATAAGCAAGAAAGAAAGTTCTCATCACAACCTAAGATACTCACACACTCTTATACCTATGATActcaaaatcatgaaaaaaatattttttcatcaaaatataatatttctaaaaaacaTTCTATaccaaaatcaattatcaatttATCAAATCTCCTATTTCCAATAAACACTATTTTAAACCTAAAAGGATAAtaatcaaaccaaaaaaacaaaacctaaTTAGCTTCTTACAAAACATTTTGATAAAAGATACTTGTTAGCTCCCTTTACAACCATATTTTAACCCAAGTAATCATAGACACATACAAACAAGACgacaaataagaaaataagaatgtCTCCCTGTACTTTTtactcttcaatttttttccttttacccCTTCAAAACTCAatctttaaaactttatttcttctttcttgaCTTGCACCGTTTCTATTAAGATTCTCTTCCTAAACTCTTCCCTGTATTTATAAACATAATATCTTTTGAGAAAAGTACAATGTTTTATTCTCCGTTTTAATatctaacaataatatataacattatcgaaaaatatattataatatctaataacatataaaaatatctcATTACATCTAacattatctaattaaattgtATCTAAAAATATCTCCACATGATAcatcataatatttaataatatcagaTAATATccttttaattgaataatttattaataaaatcttatttttttaaatgttttaaataattaataaaccaTTTTATATCttgtcataataaaataaatagtacatcttaaatatatatttcttgaacgtatatttcttaattattgtaattttgaaGAATCTCACATTATATGtattaactaaataaatttaattattaattgatacattaaaatatttaaaaagtattatattattattcaataatatctatatattataaattcgatcattattcaaaaattatttaacatcattgtaattaaaaaatatctgctgctaattaaaaaataaaaaataaaatgtagattaaatttaaagaataaaatataaataatttgaagtATCAAAATTTTCTGaagaataatatttacatatttaagtTACGTTCTTCTATTTCAtctaaagaaaatttaaaaatagtaaatatctttaatttcctaaactatatatttataaacaaaattaagacGTTACAATAAGTAAACAATTTGAAATAACCTAATAGAATTTTATGGAGAAGCGAGTAAAACACTAGAAATTCAAAGACTTGTCCAAAAAAACTTCACTGGCGAACTTAAATATGAGCATCTTTATTGCAAATTTAGTTACAAAAAAAtaagtcattttatttcaaaaacttcgtACTTTCTTCTCTCAGTCCCCATAATATACAAAAGCGcacttattatataattttagaattacTTCATCTAAAACAGAACGATgtaaaataacttatttcaGAATATGTATTTGAAagtataatttcaaatttatcataaaGTACTACGTGAAGAGTACATTAATCATTTTATATGTTATAAGAAGGGAAGTAGAAGTAACAAACTGCAAAAGAATATACCCCAGAATCAAACATACTCTTACATGCACCTTAATCGTTCTCGCTGACCCTGCCTCCCCTACTCATTGATGGCCACAACATTGAGCATCAGACTTCTAATACTAATCCTTAGTGTCTTATTCAGAAGGGTAACAAGATCTGGTGCATTGAAAACATTGTTATGAAGCGGAATCCATTAGTCTGGAACAATTTTTTCATGTCATCTTTCATCTGACCAATTCCACTCTTCATTCTGGTGATAGCAAAAGCACTAAATGCACACCTTAAATTTTGTCTGTTAAATTCATAAACTTGGGTCATTTCTCTAAGCTGTAGTGGATAATGCTAGCAGatgcaaaagaaaaatgaaacataTAACAAGCACAAATGAAGCTGCTGCACATATGTTGTCAGGTACTAAGAACAAACATATCCCAATGCAGGGGAACAGGTCATAGAAGTTCAGAAGCAGAAAACTATCAAATGTTGAATAATTATATCCACATTGAGTTGACTAGACAACACTAGTGAATACCTAGGATGCACCAACAGGGCACAATGCAGAATGCCTAAGGAACTAACAAGTTAGCAGTCCAGCATGATTTACAGGGGTCTGATACCTACCCCATAACACCACTTATATATGATATCAAGGTTTTGCTCTCTTGTTGCTGCATGAGGGGCACTTGTAGTGTTTGATGTGCTCGGCCCGGGCAGGAGTGATTTTCACACACTTCCCATGAAACCACTTCTCGCATATGTCGCAACAAATCCAGAACTCATCGGATGCGTAGTTCTCCCCACAAGCGCCACACAAGGTCTCTCCGTGTTCCTCGTCTACTTCTTCGTCCAAtacctcctcctccttcacttCTTGTTTTACATACTTCACAGATTCAGATGCTCGCTGTTTTATTTTGATAGTAATGTGAAATTGACAATTTAGAAAGGAAATAAATTAGCATATAAACACATGTAAAAATGACATTTCAGTTAgggaataaattatatttagcatatattatgataataagACATTTCCTACTTCTATTTAGATCATAAAGTTCAACAGTGACAAAGTAGATAAAATAAACAGTACAATTATGATACTAAAATGATCAACTAAAAAGAAAACTCAAACATGGACAGAGGTAACAGGATGTTTTCTTACTTTTGAACCGGACTTTGATTTGCTGCTGTTGCGGTCTGATGACTTCTCCTTGGCCTGTTTCATTGCAGATCCAGTTACGACCTCGAATATAGTAGGCAGATCATTAATCATAGTGAATAGGCGTTTCCTGCACAAAGAATTACACGTAATCAATGGTCAGGGTACAAATAACAAGTATACTTGCTTTGATGAATTATGTATTCCACCACATACATGTATTATATTGCTAACTAGTCACGAGGGGCATATAAACCCATGCATGTACATGGGGATTTTATTGCCATCTGCTTGTCATGTAAATACATGGAAACAATGCAAAATGCCAAACTCTTTTTTTCaacaaagagaaaaacataGAATCTTAAAGTCAAATTCTTAATACCATTCTTTCCAGATGAGTGCGCACGAAAACATATGCAGAAAAACACAGAATTGTTCATGAAATAGTTAAATAGCCTAAACCATTTTGGCTCAGTATTATAAGCAAAGGAAAGACAGTCAATGACACGGCATAAGAAATGCGTCTTGCTTGTGCTTTTTTCAGCTGCGCTTTTCCTATCGCAATTGCATAAATGAAACATAGCTCTAACCTACAAGCATACGACAGATATGTTAATCTCATGCTGACAATGGTTTGTGTTGATCGAAAATCTTTCCATATAAACTATTCAGGcatcatattttattaagtcAAACAAATCAtcagaaaatattaaatacttcCACAAAAGAAGCATTAGTTCAGAAGTAAAAGGTACTGGCATGCATTCCAAACATGTTATAATCCAATATCAAACAGTTGCATAGAGAATAACGAGATAAAAGATTGGAGAAAAGAACTATTATACCTGTCAGCTTTATCAAAACCAAATCTCGCTCCAAAGTAGAAAGCCACGGACTGTAGCCATGCATCACTGTGAACAGCAACTAAAGATAACCAGTCCTTTTCTTGCATCCCATCCCTAGCAAAGTTTATGCCCAATGCAGGTTCGGGAAGTTCTGGAGGAACTTCTTCAGCTGGCAAATTAACTTCCCATTGTTCATTGGGGAATCCATATAGACATAGGTTCTCCTTTTCTGATGTAAAACAGGAAAACAAAAGCAAAGCATCAATAGATTTTAC
This Vigna angularis cultivar LongXiaoDou No.4 chromosome 4, ASM1680809v1, whole genome shotgun sequence DNA region includes the following protein-coding sequences:
- the LOC108331488 gene encoding PHD finger protein ALFIN-LIKE 4, with protein sequence MDSGGHYNPRTVEEVFRDFKGRRAGMIKALTTDVEEFYQQCDPEKENLCLYGFPNEQWEVNLPAEEVPPELPEPALGINFARDGMQEKDWLSLVAVHSDAWLQSVAFYFGARFGFDKADRKRLFTMINDLPTIFEVVTGSAMKQAKEKSSDRNSSKSKSGSKRASESVKYVKQEVKEEEVLDEEVDEEHGETLCGACGENYASDEFWICCDICEKWFHGKCVKITPARAEHIKHYKCPSCSNKRAKP